In one Bactrocera tryoni isolate S06 chromosome 5, CSIRO_BtryS06_freeze2, whole genome shotgun sequence genomic region, the following are encoded:
- the LOC120777552 gene encoding uncharacterized protein LOC120777552, producing MYKVVAMSDAESESEYTDHSKSPILGRTLKPAKRRVRVLKRGSKKNKFQGTNRRRKYICLVIAALVTIALLAVFISISDNNNTNNYRTSVREEAAGSTASPRRRSKSIAVLNFQRDEVPSFINLWNNCSVTLWDAAQFEDFRSYDAIVINSTLDDILSGRELINVNPNDSLIIFGSDKPLQYSNSRNISLANSHLRIYDKTFSYSLKSDFIYQPFKIVRMNDSKIMSPNLQPEWDAPQANFTSQSLRNFRYESVLDSSPLALTILNGPCHVARKELIERITQNMDVHTYGECGEYSCGEDLCKYIPRSRGNKTYKFFLAFEEELCEDYVGECFFRALDLSLLPVVFGGANYTRFAPPNSYINARDYASIRELTEYLLYLDQNPEEHIKYFTWQEKYYLQENRYDLWDICKYLINADKVKLELNALTATNTTIASWLNENMCRPYELPETWTS from the exons ATGTACAAAGTGGTAGCAATGTCGGATGCCGAGTCGGAATCGGAATATACGGATCATTCCAAAAGCCCTATATTGGGAAGGACACTAAAACCCGCCAAGCGCAGGGTCAGAGTGCTTAAGCGTGGAagtaaaaagaataaatttcAGGGCACAAATCGACGAAGAAAGTATATATGCCTTGTCATAGCAGCACTGGTGACCATCGCCTTATTGGCAGTATTTATATCGATCAGtgataacaacaacactaacaattaTAGAACAAGTGTACGTGAGGAAGCAGCAGGAAGCACTGCTTCTCCTAGGAGGAGGTCAAAATCGATAGCAgttctaaattttcaaagagACGAAGTGCCTTCGTTCATTAATTTATGGAACAATTGTTCCGTTACATTATGGGACGCCGCTCAATTTGAAGACTTTCGAAGCTATGACGCTATCGTTATAAATTCAACTCTTGATGATATATTAAGCGGTCGGGAACTTATCAACGTGAACCCAAACGATTCGCTTATCATTTTCGGTTCAGACAAACCGTTACAATACAGTAATAGCCGTAATATATCGTTGGCGAATTCCCATTTGCGTATTTACGATAAAACATTTTCATACTCCTTGAAGTCCGATTTCATTTATCAACCATTTAAAATAGTGCGAATGAATGATTCGAAGATTATGTCACCCAATTTGCAACCAGAATGGGATGCGCCGCAAGCGAACTTCACATCGCAAAGCCTCAGAAATTTTAGATATGAAAGTGTTTTGGACTCATCCCCATTGGCATTGACCATATTGAATGGACCCTGTCATGTCGCGCGTAAGGAATTGATCGAGCGAATAACCCAAAATATGGACGTGCACACTTATGGCGAATGCGGCGAATATAG CTGTGGCGAAGATCTCTGCAAATATATACCACGTAGTCGAGGGAATAAAACGTATAAGTTTTTCTTGGCCTTCGAAGAGGAACTGTGCGAGGACTACGTTGGCGAGTGCTTCTTCAGAGCCTTGGACCTCAGCTTGTTGCCAGTAGTCTTCGGTGGTGCTAATTACACGCGTTTTGCGCCCCCGAACTCTTACATAAATGCTCGCGATTATGCGAGCATACGCGAACTAACTGAATACTTGCTCTACTTGGACCAGAATCCCGAGGaacacataaaatatttcacatgGCAGGAGAAGTATTACCTCCAAGAGAATCGTTATGACTTGTGGGATATCTGCAAATATTTGATAAATGCTGATAAAGTCAAACTAGAACTTAACGCATTGACggcaacaaatacaacaattgCGAGTTGGTTAAATGAGAATATGTGTCGACCATATGAATTGCCCGAAACGTGGACTTCGTGA